AAAATGACAGAGGGAAGCTTACACTTGTTTATCCAGTGGCAACTGCATCAAATTTTTTTAAAAATGCAGGTGAAAAGGCACCCATTCCATTCCCGATTCATCCACCTAAATGGGTAGCCTTCTGTATGCTCATAGGCATAAAATTTAACTTTCATTCCGTTTACCCTTCACCTTTATACGCCCTTAGTTATTACACTATAAATCGTATCTTCCCATTCATTTATGGTATATATGATATTATAAACGCATTAGTATTTAAAATATGGGCAAAAAAACATAGAACTCATAATTAGCGCAGCATGCCAAACAGCACCTCAGGTATATTACCAAGAGATACTTGTTTTTCTACAGCTCCTATTTCGTAGGCAACTTTTGGCATGCCATATACTACAGATGATTTCTCATCTTGTCCAATAGTTTGAGCTCCTTTTCTCCTCATATAGCGAAGTCCCTTAGCACCATCATAGCCCATACCCGTGAGTATAATACCGATTGCATTTTTAGAAGCTTCCTTTGCTACTGATTCAAAAAGTACATCAACAGAAGGGCAATGTCCATTGACTTTTTCGCCACGAAATAGTTGAACCTTATACTTATTTCCAATCCTTTTAATGGTCATATGTTTATCACCAGGGGCAATTAATACTTTTCCAGTCTCAACATACTCCCCCCCTTGTGCCTCTCTTACTCGTAATTTCGTTTGATTATTAAGTCTTTCTGCAAACATTCTTGAAAAGACAGGTGGTATGTGCTGTACAATTAAAATACCAGGCATATTTTCTGGAAATGTTTTAAGTATATTGTATACAGCTTCAGTACCTCCTGTAGATGCTCCTATTGCAATTATCTTATTTGTATTAATGTGCTGACTTATATTAAATGGAACGGCTTTCTTTTTTACGCCAGATACCACATTTACACCATAGCACGTATTAATCTTTTCTATCAAAGTGTCTATAAAATCTTTTACACTATTTGTAGATTGTACATCTGGCTTTGAAACAAAATCTACAGCACCTGCTTCCATTGCATCTACTAATGATTCATTTATAGAACTTACAACTATTATAGGAAGTGGATACTGTGGAAGCAATCTTTTTATAAACTCAATACCAT
The genomic region above belongs to Clostridium sp. AWRP and contains:
- a CDS encoding chemotaxis response regulator protein-glutamate methylesterase; the protein is MEAKKIRVLIVDDSLVFREVISMGISSEPYIEVVARAVDPFDARDKILAFNPDVMICDVQMPKMNGIEFIKRLLPQYPLPIIVVSSINESLVDAMEAGAVDFVSKPDVQSTNSVKDFIDTLIEKINTCYGVNVVSGVKKKAVPFNISQHINTNKIIAIGASTGGTEAVYNILKTFPENMPGILIVQHIPPVFSRMFAERLNNQTKLRVREAQGGEYVETGKVLIAPGDKHMTIKRIGNKYKVQLFRGEKVNGHCPSVDVLFESVAKEASKNAIGIILTGMGYDGAKGLRYMRRKGAQTIGQDEKSSVVYGMPKVAYEIGAVEKQVSLGNIPEVLFGMLR